In Ruania alkalisoli, the DNA window CGAACTTCGCCAGGTTGCTCGAAGCCTCCGACGGCAGGATCAGGTAGTAGGCAGCCAGTGCGGCCGAGAAGCTCGGGCAGGAGACCTCCACCACCTCGGCGCCGGCGGCGCGGAGGTGGTCCAGGCTCGCCTCGAAACTCGCGCGCACCCCGGGCTGGTAGCCCTCACCGCCGAGCTCACGCACCACGCCCACGCGCACCCCGGTCAGGTCGCCGGTGGCACCGGCACGGGCCGCGTCGGCGTAGCTGGGTGCAGGCTCGGGCAGCGAGGTGGAGTCACGCGGGTCATGCCCACCGATCACATCGTGCAGCAAGGCCGAGTCGAGCACCGTCCGCGAGCACGGACCGGCCTGGTCGAGACTGGAGGCGAGTGCGATCAGCCCGTAGCGCGAGACCGAGCCATAGGTGGGCTTGACGCCCACGGTGCCGGTGACGGCAGCGGGCTGGCGGATCGAGCCGCCGGTGTCGGTCCCGATCGCCAGGGGCGCCTCATAGGCGGCCACGGCGGCTGCGGAACCGCCGCCCGATCCACCAGGGATCCGATCGAGATCCCACGGGTTACGGGTGGGGCCGTACGCCGAGTGCTCCGTACTCGAGCCCATGGCGAACTCGTCCATGTTCGTCTTGCCCAGGATCGGCATCCCGGCCGCGCGCAGCTTCTCCACGAGGGTGGCGTCGTACGGAGGAATCCACCCGTCGAGGATCTTCGAACCGGCGGTGGTCACCTGGTCCTTGGTGACCACGACGTCCTTGACGGCGATCGGCACACCAGCGAGCTCGTGCAGGTCCTCGCCGGCCGCGCGGCGGGCATCCACATCAGCCGCGGTAGCGAGTGCCTCCTCAGAGTTGACGTGCAGGAACGCATGCACGGGGCCGTCGACGGCGGCGATGCGGTCCAGGTGCGCCTGGGTGACCTCGACGCTGGTCACCTCACCGGAGCGAAGGCGCCCGGCGAGATCGGCGGCGGTGAGGCGGGTGAGGTCTGTCACTGCTCCTCCCCCAGGATCTGCGGCACCGCGAACTGGCCGTCCTCGGCCTGCGGCGCCTGAGCGAGGATGTCCTCCAGCGGCAGGGTCTGGCCCACCACGTCGTCACGGAGCACGTTCGTCAGGGGGATCGGGTGGCTGGTGGCGGGCACGTCGTCTCCGGCGACCTCCGAGACGGTCGCCACGGACTGGACGATCACGTCCAGATCGCCGGCCAGTCGGTCGGTCTCCTCGGGCGTGAGGTCGATGCGGGCCAGGGCGGCCAGGCGCGCGACCTCGTCTGCGTTGATGGTGGACATGGCGGCGAGTCTACCGACGCGCCAGTACCGTGGATTCCATGCCGGAGACCAAGGACTGGACGTGGGTCCTGCACCGCCAATGCCCCGACTGCGGGGCACACGTGGGCGCGCTCACTCTGGAGCAGATCCCTGCCGCACTGCGCGCCCAGCTCGAAGTCTGGCCCGTGGTGCTGCGACGAACCGACGTGGCCGAACGCCCCGCCCCGCAGACTTGGTCCACACTCGAGTACGCGGCGCATGTGCGGGATGTGATCGAGGTCTTCGATGCCCGGCTGACCGCGATGCAGACCGAGGATGCCCCTACGTTCGAGGATTTCGACCCCGACCAGGCGGCACGGGAGGGCAGCTACCAGGAACTCGATCCCACCGACGTCGCGGCCGCAGTGATGACCACCGGCACGGCTCTGGCCGCCCGCATCGAGAGAACCGACCCTGAGCAGGCCGGGCGCTCGGGACGGCGCGGAGACGGCGCCGAGTTCACGATCACCACGCTCATGCAGTACCTGCTGCACGATCTGGTCCACCATGCGTGGGACGTCACCGACGGGCGGCCGTCCACGGGTGAGTTCGGAACCGGCGCCGAGGAACACGAGTCCGCCGAGGTGGCTGAGCCCCCGTTGCAGGCGTTCGCCCACCGGCACCGCCGCGTGCTGGGACTCATCGTCGCGGTCGTGGCGCTCGCACTCGCGGTCGCCTACGTGGTCATCGCTCCACCGCAGTCGGACGCCGGCCCGCTCCAGGCAGGAATCGTGCGCTGGAGCGTTCCGGGCTGCTGGGCGCTGATCGCCGCCGCCGGGGCCTGCTGGGCCTTCGACGTCGCGGAGAAGGTGAGGAACGCCTTCGCCTACGCGGCTCTGGCGTGCTGGATCGTCTACCTCGCCGCCCGGCTCCTGTGACCCTCAGGCTCCCTGCTGCACCGACCACACCCAGTTCTGGGCATCGGCGGGGTGCGTGCGCTGGTGTGCGATCCGCCCTTCCGTCACCGGCACACCCGCCGACTGGGCCGCCTGGGTGACCTTGGTCCGGATCTTGCGCCAGTCCCCGCCGCCGATCGGCTGGCCGTTGTGCTCGCGGAACTGGGTGACGTACAGCACCGGCTGGCTCGCCGTCGTATCGAGCCGCAGGTGAATGTCCTGTGGCTCGATGAACTCCAGCGTCCACTGGTCCTCACCGGCGGCTGTGATGCGCCGGTGCTTGCCGAACACCTGCTCCACCACGGCGCGAGCCCCGGCCGCGTCGGTCGCCAGCACCGCCGTACGGGAGTACAGATCGAGGTGCTCCGCTGCCTGCTTCTCTGCCACCGCTGCCCCGGCACGCTCCCCCGCCTCGCCGATCTTGCTGCGGAGCACTCGCCGCAGAGCCCAGAGCACCACCAGCACCACCAGAATGCCGAGCATGAGGAAGAAGTAGCTGTTGCCGGACATGGTTGTGCTCCCCTGACGTTGGTGATTGAAGACGGCACCAGATCCTACGAGGTTCAGTGCACCTGTTCCGCCCGGGAGGCCTTGCGAAAGCTCGACGGGCTCACCCCGCTCACGGCCCGGAACTGACGGGAGAAGTAGAACTCGTCGGCGTAACCGACCGACCGGGCGATCTCAGCGACGGTCTGCGACGTGGTGACCAGCATCACCCGGGCGCGGGCCATCCGGGTGCGGGTGAGGTAGTCGAGGACGCCACCACCGGTCGCCTGCCGGAACAGGGCCGCCAGGTGGGAGGTACTCAGTCCCACGTGCGCAGCGACGTCGGGCACCCGGACTGCCTCCTCGAGGTGCTCCAGGAGGTACTCGCGGGCCCGTTGGACCGGCCCGGCCTCATCTCGCGGCCCCGCGAGCTGATCAGCACCGAGCTGCGCGAACACGAACCACGCCGCACCCGCCGCCGCCATCAGAGAGGGAGCAGTCTCATCCCTTTCGAGCGCCTGGACCACCTGCTCCATCAGATGGACCACGCGCGCGGGATCGTGCAGGTCGACCACCCGTCGTGAGCTGCCCGCCATCGGAGCGAGCAGGTCTGGGAGATCTGAGCCCGTGGCATGAAGCCACCACAACGTCCAGGGATCGCCGACGTCAGCACGGTAGAGGTGCCCCGTGCCCGGCGGCAGGACCAGCGCCTGGCCCACGCGCACCGGCACCGTGCCGCCGTCCACATCGCACCAGCCGCGGCCATCGGTGCACACCAGCACCACCGCCTCCCGGGCGCCCTGTGGTCGGGAGCGGCCATGGTTGGCGGCGTGAGGGAAGTAGCCGGCGTCGGTCACCAACAGCCGGGACGTCAGACCGGACTGCGTCGCGCGGGTCACCAGTGGGCGCGGCAGCACGCGCATGCGCTGCCCGGGGAAGCCGTCCCGCGTGTACGTCACCATGGGTCCAGTCTGCACCACCGTCAGCACAGGAATCATCGAATCGTCCAGGAAGTCCGCACGATCGGACATTCCTGCTGCGCCTCACCTGCGCCTAGCGTCGAGGCATGCTCACAGAGGAGCCGACGCTCACCCTCCCGGCCCGGCCCGCCGACCAGGCCGATGCGCCCGTCGCTGTCTGGCGCGAACCGCTGCCGCTGCGTACCTACCACCCGGCGCCGCCCTCGGATCTGCCCGCCTATCTCGATGCCCGCGTCTATCAAGGCTCCTCGGGGCGGGTGTACCCGCTGCCATTCCACGACCGCATCGAACCCGAACCCACGACGCACCAGTGGGACGCGATCCACCTGGAGAACGCCTGGATCCGGTTGGTGATCCTGCCCGAGCTGGGCGGCCGGATCCACCTGGCGATCGACCGCCACTCGGGCGCCGAGATCTTCTACAACAACCCGGTGATCAAACCCGCCCTCGTCGGCCTCGCCGGGCCCTGGATCGCCGGCGGCATCGAGCTGAACTGGCCCCAGCACCACCGGCCCGCCACCTACCTGCCCACCGACACCCACATCACCCACGAAGACGACGGTTCGGTCACCGTCTGGTGCTCCGACCACGACCCCTTTGACCGGATGAAGGGGATGCACGGGATCCGCCTCCACCCGGACCGTTCCACCATCGAGCTGCGGGTGCGCCTATACAACCGCACTCCCCTGACGCAGACCTTTCTGTGGTGGGCGAACGTAGCCGCGCGCACCCACCGGGACTTCCAGTCCTTCTTCCCCGACGACGTGCGCATCGTGGCCGATCACGCCAAGCGCGCCATCACGGCGTTTCCCGCCGCGGACCGGCCCTACTACGACATCGACTATCCGAGCCGGGCACACCACTCTTTCACCGCAGCCGACGGCACCCTCGTCTCCGGTGACCGGATCGACTGGCCGGACAACATCCCGGTGCCCACCTCCTACATGGTCACCCACTCCGATCACGACTTCTTCGGCGGCTACGACCACGCCACCGGCCTGGGTTTCGTGCACGTGGCCGACCGGCGCATCGCCGTCGGGAAGAAGCAGTGGACGTGGGGCGAGTCGCGCTTCGGCCGCGCATGGAACCGCAACCTCGCCGATGACGACTCCGCCTATGTCGAACTCATGGCTGGAGTGTTCACCGACAACCAGCCCGATTTCGCCTTCCTCGCCCCCGGTGAGACGAAAGTGTTCTCCCAGGTCTGGTATCCGCTGCGGGATATCGGGCCCGTCACCGAGGCCACGGAGGAGGCGGCGCTGCGGGTCCGGCTGGCCGGCGACACGCTCGCCATCGGCGTGATCTCCACCTCGACTCGGCCGGGGGCGTTGCTGGAGGTGCTGGACCCTGACGGCACGGTGATCGCCGACCGGGTCGCCGATCTCGATCCGGCCACGCCGGTGCAGTGGGAGGTCGCCGCCGACGGCGCAGCACCGCTGATCGTACGCGTGCGCCATGGCGAGCAGGTGCTGGTGAGTCAACCGACGGCGCAGGCTCGCCAGGGCGAGCAGGGCGAGAGTGCCGAGGTGCTGGCAGCGACCGAACCTGCGCCTTCGGCGCAGGTGGACACCGTCGAAGAGCTGCTCGATATCGCCGGTCACCTGCAGCAGTACCGCCACGCCAGCCGCTCCCCCGAGCCGTACTGGGCGGAAGCGCTACGGCGGGAGCCGGGCCACGCGGGGGTGAGAACCGCCGTCGGGATCGCGCGCCTGCGGCAGGGGCGCCTCGGTGAGGCGGAGACACACCTACGCACCGCCGTCGGCAGG includes these proteins:
- a CDS encoding AraC family transcriptional regulator, yielding MVTYTRDGFPGQRMRVLPRPLVTRATQSGLTSRLLVTDAGYFPHAANHGRSRPQGAREAVVLVCTDGRGWCDVDGGTVPVRVGQALVLPPGTGHLYRADVGDPWTLWWLHATGSDLPDLLAPMAGSSRRVVDLHDPARVVHLMEQVVQALERDETAPSLMAAAGAAWFVFAQLGADQLAGPRDEAGPVQRAREYLLEHLEEAVRVPDVAAHVGLSTSHLAALFRQATGGGVLDYLTRTRMARARVMLVTTSQTVAEIARSVGYADEFYFSRQFRAVSGVSPSSFRKASRAEQVH
- the gatC gene encoding Asp-tRNA(Asn)/Glu-tRNA(Gln) amidotransferase subunit GatC codes for the protein MSTINADEVARLAALARIDLTPEETDRLAGDLDVIVQSVATVSEVAGDDVPATSHPIPLTNVLRDDVVGQTLPLEDILAQAPQAEDGQFAVPQILGEEQ
- the gatA gene encoding Asp-tRNA(Asn)/Glu-tRNA(Gln) amidotransferase subunit GatA, whose product is MTDLTRLTAADLAGRLRSGEVTSVEVTQAHLDRIAAVDGPVHAFLHVNSEEALATAADVDARRAAGEDLHELAGVPIAVKDVVVTKDQVTTAGSKILDGWIPPYDATLVEKLRAAGMPILGKTNMDEFAMGSSTEHSAYGPTRNPWDLDRIPGGSGGGSAAAVAAYEAPLAIGTDTGGSIRQPAAVTGTVGVKPTYGSVSRYGLIALASSLDQAGPCSRTVLDSALLHDVIGGHDPRDSTSLPEPAPSYADAARAGATGDLTGVRVGVVRELGGEGYQPGVRASFEASLDHLRAAGAEVVEVSCPSFSAALAAYYLILPSEASSNLAKFDGMRFGLRVEPAEGPVTAERVMAATRGAGFGPEVKRRIILGTYALSAGYYDAYYGSAQKVRTLIQRDFAAAFEAADVLVSPTAPTTAFRFGEKVDDPMAMYLNDVATIPANLAGIPGLSLPSGLSDDGLPVGFQVLAPARADERLYRVGAALETRLLAAAGGAGVLAGAPELETLTDTTEAAR
- a CDS encoding DinB family protein yields the protein MPETKDWTWVLHRQCPDCGAHVGALTLEQIPAALRAQLEVWPVVLRRTDVAERPAPQTWSTLEYAAHVRDVIEVFDARLTAMQTEDAPTFEDFDPDQAAREGSYQELDPTDVAAAVMTTGTALAARIERTDPEQAGRSGRRGDGAEFTITTLMQYLLHDLVHHAWDVTDGRPSTGEFGTGAEEHESAEVAEPPLQAFAHRHRRVLGLIVAVVALALAVAYVVIAPPQSDAGPLQAGIVRWSVPGCWALIAAAGACWAFDVAEKVRNAFAYAALACWIVYLAARLL